The Desulfurellaceae bacterium sequence AACAGGCAATCGTCACCAGCAGGCCGAACAGGCCGCCGCTGTAGAACACGCCGTTCAGGCTGTAGAGATCGATGACCAAGCCGAACAGCATCGGCCCGACTGTCATCGCAAAGCTGTGGACCGTCAGCAGCAGGCTCATCACCGTCCCCATGCCAAAGCCCTTGGCGTTCTCCATGGCCACCGCCATATGGGCCGGATAGGCTAGGCCAAACGCGGCACCGACGAGCAGATTGAGCACCACCAGATGCCAATAGGTCGTTGCAAGCGGAAACAGGGCCAGCGACACCGCGCTGATCAGTCCACCGATCACGATCAGCGTGATTTTATTCGCGACCCGGTCGGCCAGCCGTCCGCACGGCGCCTGCATGACTGTGCTGACCAGCACATTGAGCGAAATCAGCAGACCGATCTGGGAGGTACTGAGCGCCAACAGCTGGGCGGCCAACAGGGGCACGAAGACCCAAATGGCCGCATTCGCCGCCGCATAGCTGAGACGAAAGACCGACATGCCGACCAGCGGATAACACGAAAAGATCTCACGCAAGGGGAGATGCGTGGTGGTCCGGGTGTTCTTTTCATGGTGGACTTCGGGCAGGAACAACCACAGCAGGATCAGCGCCAACAGGCTCAGGATGCCCAGCAGAATGAAGCTGGCCTGCATGTTATACAGGTCTCTGACCACGCCACCCAGCACCGGCCCGCCCGCCACGCCGCCCAGAAAAGCCGTATTGATATAGCCACTATACCTGCCCTCCTGACCCTTGGGCGTCAGGTCGCCGACATAGGCCATGGAGATGGGCTGGACCATGGCCGTCGCCACGCCCTGGAGAGCCATGACCAGGGTCAGGACAAACAGGCTATCGGCCAGCAGAAAGGCGACCGATGAGACGGCATACAAGGCCAGACCCCACAGCAGAAACTCCTTTCTACCGCGCCGGTCGGAGGCGCGACCGATAAAGGGCAGCAAAAAAGTGCGCGAGGCCGAATGCGAGCCAAACAGAACGCCGATGGTGAAGCCCTCGGCCCCGAACTGCTGGGAATACAGCGGGATGAACGGCATGACCACCCCGTTGCCCAGCATGGTGGCGAAAATGGCCAGNNNNNNNNNNNNNNNNNNNNNNNNNNNNNNNNNNNNNNNNNNNNNNNNNNNNNNNNNNACTTTCTCGTCTTGCAGCCGAGCGACCTCTTCCCGGGACAGTCCCAGCAGGTCACAGCACACCGACTCGGTGTCCTGGCCCAGGCACGGCGCCTGGCCATACTGGGGTTCAAAGCCGCTGTAGATGCCGGGGATGCCCGAGACCGGATGCCCACCGGTCTCAGGATGGGGGGGCGAGACCAGAAAGTCGCGGGTTTGAAACTGGGGGTCGTTGAGCAGGCTCTCGGTATCAAAGACCGGTGTGGCCGCCACCCCGACCTTTTGGAGCTGGTGCATGATATCGGTATTGGTGCGCTCGCGTGTCCACGCCGTCAGGAAGTCGTCAAGCTCGCGCTCATGGGCCTTGCGGCTTTTTTGATCCTGAAACCGCTCGTCTTCAATCCACTCGGGATGGCCCACCGCTCCACATAAGCTGCGCCACTCTTGTTCGGTCTCGACAACAATCGTGACCCAGCTGTCGTCGCCTTTGGCGCGATACACATTATGCGGGGCCATGAGTGTGTCGTGGTTGCCGATCCGGCCTTGATCGCGCCTGTTCATGGTGTAGTCCATGACCGCGTCGGGCAGCATCGAGGTCACCACCTCGGCCATAGCCAGATCGATATACTGGCCTTTGCCGGTCCGTTTCCTGCAGAACAGCGCCGCCTGTACAGCGTAGGACATGGCCACCCCGACCATGTAGTCCGGCCAGGAGCCGCCCAAACTGCTCGGCGGTCCATCCTCATAGCCGGTCAGGTGACAAATCCCGGCTGAGGCTTGGGTAATCGGTCCCCAGCCCACACAGTGACTATCCGGACCAGACTGGCCGACGGGCGTCCCCGATACCATGATGATGTCGGACTTGAGCTGGCGCAGGTCGTCATAGCCCAGGCCCCAGCGTTTCATCACCCCGCCGGTAAAATTCTCCACAACGATATCGCTGTGTTTGATCAGCTCCTTGGCCAGGGCGATACCGCGTGGATGACTCAAGTTGAGGGTGATGCTTTTTTTACTGAAATTGAGCCCGCTGAATAGCGGGGAGCCGTTCGGCGTAATCTCTTTGCGGGGGTCTTGGCCCAGAAAGCGAATGATGTCTACGCGCTGGTGAGATTCAATCCGAATGACCTCGGCACCCATCGCTCCCAGCCACGCGGTGCACTGCGGTGCGGCCAGAATCCAGCCAAAATCGGCAACGCGAATCCCTTCGAGTGGTAATGGCATGCTCTTCCCTCCTTATCCAGATGAACGGTTGGGTCTCTGCCCCACCCTTTTTCAGATCACCCCATCTGTGTGGAGCTGCTCCAACTGCTGCGCACTCAAGCCCAGCCGCTCGCCATACACCCGGTTATTGTGCTGGCCGAGCTGGGGTGCGGGGGAGCGAACCTGCCACGGGGTGGCTGAAAATTTAAACGGGGCACCGGGATACGTGATCGGTCCGGTTGCCGGGTGGTCAATATCAATAAAAAATTCGCGGTCCCGGAACTGGCTGGACTCGACGACCTCTCGCATGTCGCGCACCGGAAAAACCGGAATATGCAGCTCCTGTCCTTCCCGGGCCAGCTCATCACGTTTCTGCTCGGCAATCCAGGCGGCGACCGACACTTCCAGCGCATCGAGATTCTGAAAGCGACTCATCAGGGTCGCAAACAGCTCGCTGTCCGCCCATTCGGGCCGACCCATCAGCACCTTGAGGCTCTCCCAGTGCTGATCGGTCAGCGCCAACAGCGCAATATGACCGTCTTTACACGGAAAGACATAGGCCAGGCCCCACTTCGTCCGCCGCAGAAACCGACTGCGGTTGGGACCGTCCGGCGGCTCGTGCGTATACAGCGCGGTATTGGGACGAACCATGTGGGCGACCGCCTCGACCTCGGAGATATCAACGTGCTGTCCTTCCCCGGTCTGCTCGCGCAGAAACACCGCGCTCATCGTCGCCGACGCCGCAGTCCAGCCGCTCAGCAGGTCCGCCTGCTGACCGCCGGCTTTGACCGGCGGTTCGTTCTCAGGATCGGTCACATAGTTGAACGGCGTCTCATACCCGACCACACCGGCATGAAAGTTATTGAGATTATACGCCTTGTACTGATGGTAAGGACCGGTTTGCCCGAACGGAGAAATCGAGGTCACAATCAGTTGGGGCGCCAGCTGGTGGAGACTCGCATAGCCCAGCCCCAGATCGTCCAGAAAACCGGGGGTTTGGGTTTCGACCAGGATATCGGCGTCTTTCACCAGATCCCGAAACAGGGCCGTTCCCTGCGGCTGGGTGATATCCAGCGTAATGCCGATTTTATTGGTGTTCAGGTACAGAAACAGGGCACTGCGGTCGGGGTGCGGCTCATCGCCGGGAAACGGGCCACGCGTGCGGGCGACATCGCCACGGCCCGGCTTCTCAATCTTGATCACCTCCGCCCCCAGGTCAGCCATGA is a genomic window containing:
- a CDS encoding MFS transporter, with protein sequence LAIFATMLGNGVVMPFIPLYSQQFGAEGFTIGVLFGSHSASRTFLLPFIGRASDRRGRKEFLLWGLALYAVSSVAFLLADSLFVLTLVMALQGVATAMVQPISMAYVGDLTPKGQEGRYSGYINTAFLGGVAGGPVLGGVVRDLYNMQASFILLGILSLLALILLWLFLPEVHHEKNTRTTTHLPLREIFSCYPLVGMSVFRLSYAAANAAIWVFVPLLAAQLLALSTSQIGLLISLNVLVSTVMQAPCGRLADRVANKITLIVIGGLISAVSLALFPLATTYWHLVVLNLLVGAAFGLAYPAHMAVAMENAKGFGMGTVMSLLLTVHSFAMTVGPMLFGLVIDLYSLNGVFYSGGLFGLLVTIAC
- a CDS encoding CoA transferase, whose product is MPLPLEGIRVADFGWILAAPQCTAWLGAMGAEVIRIESHQRVDIIRFLGQDPRKEITPNGSPLFSGLNFSKKSITLNLSHPRGIALAKELIKHSDIVVENFTGGVMKRWGLGYDDLRQLKSDIIMVSGTPVGQSGPDSHCVGWGPITQASAGICHLTGYEDGPPSSLGGSWPDYMVGVAMSYAVQAALFCRKRTGKGQYIDLAMAEVVTSMLPDAVMDYTMNRRDQGRIGNHDTLMAPHNVYRAKGDDSWVTIVVETEQEWRSLCGAVGHPEWIEDERFQDQKSRKAHERELDDFLTAWTRERTNTDIMHQLQKVGVAATPVFDTESLLNDPQFQTRDFLVSPPHPETGGHPVSGIPGIYSGFEPQYGQAPCLGQDTESVCCDLLGLSREEVARLQDEKV
- a CDS encoding CoA transferase; this encodes MPDGALTGLKIVELSERVTGPFCTKVMADLGAEVIKIEKPGRGDVARTRGPFPGDEPHPDRSALFLYLNTNKIGITLDITQPQGTALFRDLVKDADILVETQTPGFLDDLGLGYASLHQLAPQLIVTSISPFGQTGPYHQYKAYNLNNFHAGVVGYETPFNYVTDPENEPPVKAGGQQADLLSGWTAASATMSAVFLREQTGEGQHVDISEVEAVAHMVRPNTALYTHEPPDGPNRSRFLRRTKWGLAYVFPCKDGHIALLALTDQHWESLKVLMGRPEWADSELFATLMSRFQNLDALEVSVAAWIAEQKRDELAREGQELHIPVFPVRDMREVVESSQFRDREFFIDIDHPATGPITYPGAPFKFSATPWQVRSPAPQLGQHNNRVYGERLGLSAQQLEQLHTDGVI